CTACTTGATAGGTAACTAAAGATTCTTACCTGCTAAGGAAGCTGACTTGACGAGTACTGCCTCTTTAGTCTGCTCTCCTTAGGAGCTCCAGCTAAGGGATGTGACCTGTGCAGCTGATGAGCTCAAAGGGGTTTGTCGACGGGACGTGACCTCTATGcgacaaaaccacctatgcccttgACATGGGCTAAAACAGGCAAAGACCACCTAACCATCCAATCCTTGCATACAAGAGAttgaaaaaacacacatatacactagactgttgaaggtttcccctaaccttcaacagacaaccataaaaataacatcaagggTCTAGCATGTAGGATTAGAGGTATCAACTCCTTCACCCAACACCAAGCCAGTGGCTACGAACGGTCCAAGGGTTCTGCAGTCTTCATATACCGTTTCTATTTGTttcagataaaaagaagaaaatacggaGCTGCTCCTCCAGTATGTCGCGTCTAAAATGGCTTTAAGGGACTGATTCTTTCTAAACGCCATTGACGTCGCGACTGCTCGCACTTCATGGGCCTTTACCTTTAAAGCCTTGTAAAGCGTTTCATTGCACTCCGTGTGAGCTTCttgaatcacacttctaataaagaaggctaaggcgttctttgacataggcctTTTGGGATCTTTAACGGAACACCATAAGTTGTCAAAAGTCTCTCTAACGTCCTTGCACCTGTGCAGATAACACTGTAATGCTCTTACCGGACAAAGAGTCCTTTCACGTTCCTGACTTGCAAAATCTCCAAGGCTGGGAATCATAAAAgacctaggccaaggattggatggggtttcattcttggctaagaaacctAAAGTGGTTGAACAAACCGCTTTAGATCTACTATTTCCTACTCTTTTGTCCATAGCTTGAATCTCGCTTACTCTCCTTGCAGTAGCAAGAGCGACTAGAAGAGTCTTCCTGGTTAAATTCCTGAACGAGCTCTCCTGGATCGGCTCAAACTTGTTAGACATTAAAAACCTTagtactacgtccagattccatccTGGTAGTTGTTCACTCTTGTGTTTCGTAGTATCAAAAGTTCTAATTAAGTCGTGAAGATCTTGATTCCTAgacaagtccagtcctctatgtctaaagactgacgccagcatgctcctgtatcccttaattgtagtagtggctagacctactttaagttttaagtgaagaaggaagtctgcgatctggctcacagatgtGTTGGACAAGGACACCTTCTTCTCCTTACACCAGTTTCTAAatatctcccacttcgactggcaGACGTTGATGGTCGAAGCCCTTCTTGATCTGGCAATAGCTTTAGCTGCCTCtcgcgaaaagcctctagctctaaggagcttttcgacagtcgaaaggcagttagctgaagagcgcgggtattcctgtgataccgtttgaagtggggctgtctgagcagatctggaaGCAATGGAAGGGTTCTTGGAACTTCCACTAGTCACTGCAACATCTCTGCGAACCAGTCTCGCGTCGGCCAGTACGGGGATATCAGGGTCATTCTGGTTCCTTCGGACTGCGCGAACTTCTTTAATACTTTGTGTATCACTTTGAAgggagggaaggcgtacagatccagTCCTTCCCAGTTCATGAGGAACACGTCTACTGCTACCGCTTGTGGATCCGGCACCGGTGAGCAGAACGTCTGCATCCTCCTTGTCTTGTTGGTTGCAAACAAGTCTATGGAAGGTTGCCCCCATAACCTCCATAGCATTTCGCATACCTCTAAtttgagagtccattctgtaggcagGACCTGATTTTTCCGGCTCAagaggtccgctctgacatttaaTTCTCCTTGTACAAATCTTGTTTGGAGGACGATATTTTTGTCCTTTGCCCATAGCAACAGATTCTTGGCTGTCTCGTTCAGAGAAAAGGAGTGGGTGCCTCCTTGTTTCCTGACATACGCTAGAGCAGTCACGTTGTCCATGCTTATTTCCACTACTTTGCCTGCCACACATTCCTCGAATGCCTGAAGAGCTAGAAAAgctgccatcagctctttcttgttgatatgccaatttCTTTCGGTTTCGCTCCATCTTCCCGAAATTTCCCTGTTCcccagagtcgctccccagcctaggtctgatgcgtctgagaacagtattAGCTGTGGGTTCAATTGTTGAAGTGAAACTCCTTCTCCCAGCTTCGCTGGATCCAGCCACCACATCAAGTCTTCCTTGACTGTGCTGAAATTGGGAAGGTGTCTGAAAGCCAttgttccttccttttccaatttctgttgaggtaaaattgtagaggtctgaggtgcagtcttcccagtgaGACGAACTGTTcgatcgaggaaatggtccccaaaagactcatccatttcCTCGCCGAACATTGTTGTCTCCCCAGGAATTCCTGCACCCGATTCAGGCATCGGTCTTGTCTCtcctgggagggagaagcccgaaaatcctgagagttcatcagaactcccaaATAAATGATCGAGCAAGAGGGCTCCAGGTGagacttttccaggttcaccacTAGCCCTAGTTCCCGTACTAGGTTCAGGGTTATTTTCatatcctccagacactgtttcttGGAGTTGGCCCTGGGatgccaatcgtccagataaagagaAATGCGGATCCCCCCTTCATGTAGCCATTTGGCTACATTCGCCATAATAGCTGTGAATATTTGTGGCGCTGTGCTGagcccgaagcaaagagccctgagctgaaatactcttccttcgaataagaacctgaggtacttccgagagctcgggtggatggggacatgaaaataagcatcctgtaggtctaatgagaccatccaatctcccggtcTCATCGCCAATAGCACTGATTgcgttgtctccatcgtgaatttcgtcTTCACGACGAAGGCGTTtagggcactgacgtccagaacgggtctccatcctcccgagctcTTGGGTACCAAAAACAGTCGATTGTAGAACCCCGGATTCTCTTGGGGTGAAACAGGTTCTATTGCCTTTTTTAAGAGCATAAGCTCTACTTATTCTTTTAACGCGAATCTCTTGCTGCCGTCCTTGTAATTCGCTGTTAAGTCGAGGGGATCTAAAACTATGGGAGGTTTGGCGTAAAAAGGGATCTTGTAGCCCTTCCTTAGTATCTGAaaggaccagttgtccgcccctctgtccctccaggcttcccaaaacaAAGAAAGCCTGGCTCCTATTTGTGTCTGAAGGACTGTCTGATCATGGCCTCCTTTTGGAAGGAAGCTTGCCACCTTTTCTGGAGGGCTTTCAAGAAGTTCCCGACGTCCCTCGGGGCTGTTTTCCTCGAAAAAACTGTTGTGGTtgcttctcctctctcgctctcttggtcGCAAACGAAGAAGGCAAAACCCCACTGGCTGCCTCCGATATTAGGTCCTGTGTGGTTTTCTGAGTCAGTGAAGTGGCAATATCTCTAATAATCTcctgtggaaaaagaaatttcgcaaagggggcaaacaaaagctctGCTCTTTGTACCTGTGTGACCCCTTTAGCTGTAAAGGAGCAGAGAAGGGACCTTTTCTTCACGATCCCTGCCGTGAAAATCGCTGCCACTTCATTAGTTCCATCACGTaaagccttgtccatacaagacatcacACTCAGAAGGTTAGAAATGTCTGTTGAATCCTTCTTTTCCACTTTCTTGGCGAGAGCACTCAgagaccagtctagaaagttCAGGGCCTCAAACACTCTAAACACGCCCTTCAGTAAATGATCGAACTCTTGCATCGACCACATCACATTCGCTGCTGTTAAGGCGTGTCTACGATTGGCATCGACGATACTGGAGAAGTCTGCctgagaggaggcaggtactcccaggcccagaACTTCCCCAGTCTCGTACCAAACGGATTTCGAAGCCAATCTTGCAGGAGGAAAAACGAAAGCAGTTTTGCCtcgctcctttttttctctcatccaGTCGTTCATCTTCGCAAgcgctttcttggccgaaatagaAAGAACCATCTTAGTAAAGGCAGTCTTATTCTGGGTTCTTCCACAAAGGAACTGAGACAGGGGAGAACGAGGTGCTGCGGGCTTGAAATCCATTTCAAAAAGCTCTTGAAACAGAAGCATAAGAGTCTTATAGTCGGAAGGAGGAACTTGTTCTTTCGTCTCCTCTTCCGAAACTACCTCCAACATGTTCTTTCGTCTCCTCTTCCGAAACTACCTCCAACATCTCcgaaggtctctctctgtctcgttccGCATCGGATGATGTAGTTAAAGCCAAAGCCGGAGCGTCATTGGTCTCGATGCGTTCCTTGGCACCAGAAACCGCCGAGGCGTCATGCTTACGAGCGTCGGCGTCACGTCCTTCTCTCTCACGTgcgctggcgtcacgctcttTTCTCTTCCGTGCGCTGGCATCACGCTCAGAAGCGTCATGTCTGAGTAAATCGGAAGTGTCCTGGTTGTCTGTGTTCTTCTTGGCGTTGATGCTTCGCGAAGTCTTCATCACTCCCGGGGCGTCAGACTGACGCTTGGGTTCTTGCAGCTTTTCCGTAAGTACAGACAGCTGCTGTTGCATATCTTGCAGCATATTCTTGGCTTCATTGtccctcgagggagagggtaacTCGTCAGATTCGCCAAGCACGAACTGCAGCCGGAGGGGTGGATCCTTCTAAGGCTTCCTGAGGACGCTTGGTAGGAAGCTTCCTAGGTAAATCCTCCCAAgtcgaaggaggaagaggagcatGCATCGAAAGCGCTGTCTTGCTCTGTTTAGCTAGCGAGGCTTCCGATGACGAAAACCTCTCCGGAGAACTCCAGTGACTGCAGCCCGGTAGTTGCTCATCTGATGAGACCTCAAACACGAGGTAATTTCCTCTTGAGAGGACAAGAGGAAGTAGAGTGTCGCCATCCTCGACGCAGGGAGACGTCATCGGATGACGAACCAAACACACTCGACGCGCCTTTTCTACGGCTGTCTGAAGCAACCTTGGAAGCGTCAGCAGGTTTGTTTGAGGGCACGCCCAACCGGATACTcgagcctctcgcctcccttagactttcgactttacgtctcccatgggtccgggagcttgtaagaggtctgggtctaggagcgcgacaggaccgatcggacgcaccctccactacactgtcacTAACACTAAACTTATCACTTACACTGACTTTAGCACCTGCACTTAAAGCACTTACGACAGTCCAAGTGCGATTGCCCTGCTCAGTAAGAGAGGCAATCTGTTTTCCCATTTTTTCAAGCACCGCTTGAATACCTGCAAAGGTCGAGTCCTTCGCCCCCGACTCGGAGACAGGTTCGGGAGCTGATACTTCTACTAAATTACGCTCAGAAGGAGCAGGGGAAGGAACTATGGGATTATCTACCACTTCCTGATTCGTTGATGAACGGGAAAGGGAACTCTTAGTTCttctaattctatctctctcgagCTTAGGGACATACTTGTCCAACTCCTTCCACTCCTTATCATCCAAAATCAAGCACTCATCACATCTATTCTCAAAAGTGCAAATTCTACCCCTACAATTCACACAAAGTGTGTGGGGATCAAGAGAAGCTTTGGGAATTCTAACCCTACACCCCCCTTTACAGCAGACTCTATACACAACTCCCGAGTCCGACATTGTTAAATGAGTAAtccaaaaacaaatccaaaatcaatccaagtagaacaacagcgaaagccaataaaatacttCACCCAACGATGAAATACTCTAGCGAGTACGAAAGACCTATCGAGGAGCCCACAACAACGAAGTTGCTGGcccgggcgacagagaaaatctggggtttccaggtaactatctagagggcatacaggtaacgatcacctgaccgacGGTCAGCGATTGCAgcgagtttcgaaaagtctgtcgtgacgtcatgacgtcagagaatatagctatgtatataactgccaggtcagttacatatttaaaaaaaccatTTTAGTACGTATGTAATTCGTTTCAGTATACTACTGATGAAAAGTTTGGTTAATTGTTCAGGGACATGACATCTTGCTTGTTGCTGTATGTGCTCATTTCTTGTTATGTGAGGCAATAATGCCATTATAAATATGTTATTCAGTTAAATATTTCTAATGACTGTAATGTTGGTCGTGGTAAATTGTAATTCTTGAACTTTGTTTCTCAGCCTTTTCCATCATTCTGATTACATATTTGTTAATGTAGACACTAAGGAAGAGTAACATAGTAGCCTTCTGAACAAGGGAGAGAAACCTATATGGGCTGCATATCTCAAGTTAACGGCAAGAGCTTTCCTCCTGTGGAAAGTTAATGTTATTGATCAGGTTAGCTGTATTAATGAGGTTTCTTTTACTGTTCAATTTCTCTCCAGGATTGGGTTAGGCCGAGCTCATTTCTTGCAGGATTTTTAAGGTTTTGAGTGTAGTTATTCTGAAGTATTCTGTAATTGAAAGGGAAGCTATTTCATacggtttatttttgtttgtatggtgtttttacgttgcatggaaccagaggttattcagcaacgggtatTGTATGGTTTAGCCTTTATGACTACCATGTCTGCTGCATAGGTTAGTGCAAGCCTCACGCGCACTCAAAATTTTGGTCAATTTACTGATGGGATGCTTATTTAACAGGAgtcttgaactattttttttaactgcattTATAGTTTTAGTACTACTCTTCATAATGCAGCCTGTCATCTTACACATTTTTAGTACTGAAAATCCTTTACTTCACTTGCATTTTGCAGTTCTCTTAGTCTTGTGGGAAACCATGTTATGTACAGTGCAATCTCTATTTTTAAGGTCATGCCCATGCCTCTTCTGCAGCATCCATACAGGCACTCCTTTATGTACCTTTTCCATTTCAGTTCTTACAGCTGTAATTAACTTTGCTTAATTTGATATCCAGCCCTCTCTTCTCAATTCCAGTCTTGTATCATATAAATATACCTGTAACCTCCTCTTCTGATTCTGTTGTTAACACTAGTCACCTTGACACAGCAGCTCCGAGGGGACCGGCTACTTTCTATACGTCTTTGTAGTTTACTCCACTTTTATATTGATGATCCTTGATAAAGTATGTTAGAAacaattagttttttctttttggcactttttttttttttttttttttttttgtaataccaATCTGATTGTTGGTCTTCAATGCATATGCCAAAGCAGTCTCACAAGCAACAAACATATtgcttattttcttccttttgcatggtatttttgatttttttgtgtAAAGACAAACTGACAACTGTCAGATTGCAAAGCTTTTTTCAGCATTTCTTCCAGCACCTTCTCCAATAAAGCATGCTCAAGCTGTCTTATAATccctgcttttcattttttttttttagcttta
The nucleotide sequence above comes from Macrobrachium nipponense isolate FS-2020 chromosome 37, ASM1510439v2, whole genome shotgun sequence. Encoded proteins:
- the LOC135209366 gene encoding uncharacterized protein LOC135209366 gives rise to the protein MERNRKKLAYQQERADGSFSSSSGIRGMCGRQSSGNKHGQRDCSSVCQETRRHPLLFSERDSQESVAMGKGQKYRPPNKICTRRIKCQSGPLEPEKSGPAYRMDSQIRGMRNAMEVMGATFHRLVCNQQDKEDADVLLTGAGSTSGSSRRVPHELGRTGSVRLPSLQSDTQSIKEVRAVRRNQNDPDIPVLADARLVRRDVAVTSGSSKNPSIASRSAQTAPLQTVSQEYPRSSANCLSTVEKLLRARGFSREAAKAIARSRRASTINVCQSKWEIFRNWCKEKKVSLSNTSVSQIADFLLHLKLKVGLATTTIKGYRSMLASVFRHRGLDLSRNQDLHDLIRTFDTTKHKSEQLPGWNLDVVLRFLMSNKFEPIQESSFRNLTRKTLLVALATARRVSEIQAMDKRVGNSRSKAVCSTTLGFLAKNETPSNPWPRSFMIPSLGDFASQERERTLCPVRALQCYLHRCKDVRETFDNLWCSVKDPKRPMSKNALAFFIRSVIQEAHTECNETLYKALKVKAHEVRAVATSMAFRKNQSLKAILDATYWRSSSVFSSFYLKQIETVYEDCRTLGPFVATGLVLGEGVDTSNPTC